One genomic segment of Acinetobacter sp. C26M includes these proteins:
- a CDS encoding NUDIX hydrolase, giving the protein MSFCVACGHQTEAKIPLGDHKSRLVCTHCGNIHYENPKVICGALALWDDKVLLCRRAIEPRYGLWTLPAGYMELFETMEQGAARETREEAEAEVEIEQLYCMYNIPRIGQIYVLFKAQLKQGLFGAGEESIECRLFEEHEIPWTELAFPSVEQTLRHYFSDRKNGEFPTHLETLGTRLDHTG; this is encoded by the coding sequence ATGAGCTTTTGCGTTGCATGTGGACATCAGACTGAAGCAAAAATTCCACTAGGTGATCATAAATCAAGACTTGTCTGCACTCATTGTGGCAACATTCACTATGAAAATCCCAAGGTCATTTGTGGCGCATTAGCACTGTGGGACGATAAAGTTTTGCTGTGTCGTCGGGCAATCGAACCTCGCTATGGTTTATGGACTTTACCTGCAGGTTACATGGAACTATTTGAAACCATGGAGCAAGGTGCTGCAAGAGAAACTCGCGAAGAAGCTGAGGCTGAAGTTGAGATCGAACAACTATATTGTATGTACAATATTCCGCGTATTGGACAAATTTATGTACTTTTTAAAGCACAATTAAAACAGGGCTTGTTCGGTGCTGGTGAAGAAAGCATTGAATGCCGTCTATTTGAAGAACATGAAATCCCTTGGACAGAACTGGCATTTCCTAGTGTAGAACAGACACTTAGACATTATTTTTCTGATCGTAAAAATGGCGAATTTCCAACACATTTAGAAACGCTAGGGACAAGACTAGATCATACAGGCTAA
- a CDS encoding CoA pyrophosphatase gives MEEPSLIQLLQQRLRFSKRIQQADAAVLIAITQEIQPKVLLTRRSMQLSQHAGEVSFPGGKRDPSDTSNIVVALREAQEETALNPFDVKLLGDLPIQRARSGLSVKPIVGLIPAQVDLIAQPTEIDRIFFAPLQELMDAPPLPYEVRLARQSLYFPSMQVESEIVWGLTARMLISLFQYGLGYQKNWPFLVNPPHFGLSKF, from the coding sequence ATGGAAGAACCATCGTTAATACAGCTTTTACAACAACGGTTGCGTTTTTCCAAACGAATCCAGCAGGCGGATGCTGCAGTTTTGATTGCAATTACCCAAGAAATTCAACCAAAAGTTTTACTAACCCGCCGTTCTATGCAGCTGTCTCAACATGCAGGAGAAGTGTCTTTTCCTGGGGGAAAACGTGACCCAAGTGATACCAGTAATATCGTCGTTGCTTTGCGTGAGGCTCAGGAAGAGACTGCGCTGAATCCATTTGATGTCAAACTTTTGGGTGATTTACCCATACAGCGCGCACGAAGTGGTTTATCTGTCAAACCCATTGTGGGCTTAATACCCGCTCAAGTCGATTTAATTGCTCAACCTACAGAAATTGATCGAATTTTTTTTGCGCCATTACAAGAGTTGATGGATGCTCCCCCTTTGCCTTATGAAGTTCGCTTGGCACGACAGTCGCTTTATTTTCCAAGTATGCAGGTAGAAAGTGAAATTGTGTGGGGACTTACAGCTCGCATGTTAATTTCTTTATTTCAATATGGGTTGGGCTATCAAAAAAATTGGCCATTCTTGGTGAATCCGCCTCATTTTGGTTTATCTAAATTCTAA
- a CDS encoding gamma carbonic anhydrase family protein, translated as MYTYQGLSPKALHEPWDGWVAPTATVIGQAELGRQVSIWFGAVVRADNYVIRIGNFSNIQENAVLHTDAGIELNIGEYVTIGHKVMLHGCTIGDNSLIGMNAVILNNAVIGKNCIIGANALIPEGKVIPDNSVVMGSPGKVVKTLDEQGAARLRLSALHYAEHYKKFLDLEPFQF; from the coding sequence ATGTATACCTATCAGGGCTTGAGTCCAAAAGCGTTACATGAACCTTGGGATGGTTGGGTTGCTCCAACAGCAACAGTAATTGGTCAAGCAGAATTGGGTCGTCAGGTGAGTATTTGGTTTGGTGCTGTGGTTCGTGCCGATAATTATGTGATAAGAATTGGCAACTTTTCCAATATTCAGGAAAATGCAGTGCTGCATACCGATGCGGGTATTGAGTTAAATATTGGCGAATATGTCACGATTGGACATAAGGTGATGCTGCATGGTTGTACGATTGGTGATAATTCCTTAATTGGTATGAATGCTGTAATCCTCAATAATGCAGTGATTGGCAAGAACTGTATTATTGGCGCGAATGCACTGATTCCTGAAGGGAAAGTGATTCCAGATAATTCTGTAGTGATGGGTTCACCAGGTAAAGTGGTGAAAACATTGGATGAGCAGGGCGCTGCACGATTACGTTTAAGTGCCTTACATTATGCGGAACATTATAAAAAATTCTTAGATTTAGAGCCGTTTCAGTTCTAA
- the tsaB gene encoding tRNA (adenosine(37)-N6)-threonylcarbamoyltransferase complex dimerization subunit type 1 TsaB, whose translation MKLLALETANEQCSVSLIDDTQELYFQLDERTKAQTQTILPLTEQALLQTKTQLADLTAIAFSRGPGSFSGVRINAAVAQALAWSQDLPVIPVSSLQALAQAAYRLNGLEQVTAVLDARMQEVYIANFSLDEQGMMQAIDDEKLLGYEQASAYCKFTVIGSGSELIKPTEIDSEAASNAHTLNVDIKATAQDIAAIARVYAAQQKWVDAEHALPVYLRDDAWKKIPEQGKAN comes from the coding sequence ATGAAGTTGCTTGCATTGGAAACTGCAAATGAGCAGTGTTCGGTTTCATTAATTGATGATACTCAAGAGCTGTATTTTCAGTTGGATGAGCGGACTAAAGCACAAACCCAAACGATTCTGCCTTTAACCGAACAAGCTTTACTACAAACAAAAACTCAATTGGCGGATTTAACCGCAATTGCATTTAGTCGTGGACCGGGCTCGTTTAGTGGTGTTCGTATCAATGCGGCTGTAGCGCAGGCACTCGCGTGGTCTCAGGATTTACCAGTGATTCCTGTATCAAGTCTACAGGCTTTGGCACAGGCGGCCTATCGTCTCAATGGCTTAGAGCAGGTGACGGCTGTTCTCGATGCACGTATGCAAGAAGTCTATATTGCCAATTTTAGTCTTGATGAGCAGGGCATGATGCAGGCGATTGATGATGAAAAGTTATTAGGTTATGAGCAAGCGTCTGCATATTGTAAATTTACCGTAATTGGTTCTGGTTCAGAATTAATTAAGCCAACTGAAATAGACTCAGAAGCGGCTTCCAATGCGCACACGTTAAATGTAGACATCAAGGCAACAGCACAGGATATTGCAGCGATTGCACGCGTTTACGCTGCACAACAAAAATGGGTAGATGCTGAACATGCATTGCCAGTGTACTTACGTGATGATGCTTGGAAAAAAATTCCAGAACAAGGTAAGGCGAATTAA
- a CDS encoding undecaprenyl-diphosphate phosphatase: MDLLLLFKAAIMGLVEGITEFLPISSTGHLILTGQLLDFWTVEKRDMFAVAVQIGAIAAVIYEYWGKLWGALIGALTGQEQGRRLSLNLIIASIPIVIIGLTFGDVVKAYLFNAITVAIALIVGGFIILWAERRPHQIVTQEVDDLSFKQATLIGLIQCLALIPGTSRSGSTIIGSLFLGVSRKAAAEFSFFLGIPVLMGAGLLDMYKMRHELHSNDMAVLAVGIIVAFVSALVVIRALIRYVSKHDFTAFAYYRIVFGLFILATWWTGWVHW; encoded by the coding sequence ATGGATCTTTTATTGCTATTTAAAGCAGCGATCATGGGTTTGGTAGAGGGGATTACTGAGTTTCTACCGATTTCAAGTACAGGGCATCTTATTTTAACAGGTCAATTACTTGATTTTTGGACTGTTGAAAAAAGAGATATGTTTGCCGTGGCTGTTCAGATTGGTGCGATTGCAGCGGTTATTTATGAATACTGGGGTAAATTGTGGGGGGCGCTGATTGGTGCACTCACAGGACAAGAGCAAGGCCGCCGTTTAAGCCTGAATCTGATTATTGCCTCGATTCCAATTGTGATTATTGGTTTGACTTTCGGTGATGTGGTCAAGGCTTATTTATTTAATGCGATTACTGTTGCAATAGCCTTGATTGTCGGTGGCTTTATTATTTTATGGGCAGAGCGTCGCCCACATCAGATCGTTACTCAAGAAGTGGATGATCTCAGTTTTAAACAAGCGACCTTAATCGGTTTGATTCAGTGTTTGGCTTTGATTCCAGGGACTTCTCGCTCAGGCTCGACCATTATTGGCTCATTATTTTTAGGCGTATCACGCAAAGCGGCAGCTGAGTTTTCCTTTTTTTTAGGGATTCCAGTGCTGATGGGTGCAGGCTTATTAGATATGTACAAGATGCGCCATGAGTTGCACAGTAATGATATGGCAGTGTTAGCTGTTGGAATCATTGTTGCCTTTGTTTCAGCTTTGGTGGTGATTCGCGCTTTGATCCGTTATGTATCTAAGCATGACTTCACCGCATTTGCATACTATCGTATTGTGTTTGGCTTATTTATCTTGGCAACATGGTGGACAGGTTGGGTGCATTGGTAA
- a CDS encoding class I SAM-dependent methyltransferase, translated as MQMRCWCPAECEQQFLQLQTRLAELNVQLNGQVVEKINARFLRLNPDMALVLDEDGLSLAANGMKMQPDWRAEIPRLKRASLKSEMIARACQLGEKPTLIDATAGLGHDSLLMAYLGADVRLVERHPILFVLLEYSKAHAEQDPFLQTSMQRIQLVFADSNTYLQQLGQQGEQVDVVYLDPMFPQRDQNQQAVKKQAQVKKQMQLLHMLLPEDGEMDLGDQLLHLAQQIAKRVIVKRPRHAVYLANQTPDHQWLGDACRFDAYFPKGKI; from the coding sequence ATGCAAATGCGATGTTGGTGTCCAGCGGAATGTGAGCAGCAATTTCTGCAATTGCAAACACGTTTGGCTGAGCTGAATGTACAGCTCAACGGGCAGGTGGTTGAAAAAATTAATGCACGGTTTTTACGTTTGAATCCTGACATGGCATTGGTTTTGGATGAAGACGGGCTTAGTCTCGCAGCCAATGGGATGAAAATGCAACCTGATTGGCGCGCGGAAATTCCTCGTCTAAAAAGAGCCAGTTTAAAATCTGAAATGATTGCCAGAGCCTGTCAACTGGGTGAGAAGCCAACATTAATTGATGCGACTGCTGGCTTAGGTCATGATAGTTTACTCATGGCCTATCTTGGTGCAGATGTACGTTTGGTTGAACGTCATCCGATTCTGTTTGTGTTACTGGAATATAGTAAAGCCCATGCTGAGCAAGATCCTTTCCTACAAACATCTATGCAGCGGATTCAACTAGTCTTTGCAGATTCAAATACTTATTTACAGCAGTTGGGTCAGCAAGGCGAGCAGGTGGATGTGGTGTATTTAGATCCAATGTTCCCGCAGCGTGATCAAAATCAGCAGGCTGTAAAGAAACAGGCACAAGTCAAAAAGCAGATGCAATTATTGCATATGTTATTGCCAGAAGATGGGGAAATGGATTTAGGTGATCAGCTATTGCATTTAGCGCAACAGATTGCCAAGCGCGTGATTGTGAAACGTCCAAGACATGCAGTTTATCTGGCAAATCAAACGCCTGATCATCAATGGCTAGGTGATGCATGTCGTTTTGATGCATATTTTCCAAAAGGTAAAATTTAA
- a CDS encoding C13 family peptidase, whose translation MIDLKPSINIWHDFKSNQIAGMWLFLGSRRSLRVVHPSITQLIIWGILGGCTNSLYSWLVAGQVGEFNSQGLIGYALWPFIALIVGIFLSQRMNQPRLMLVPALLWLVLDTNILLLQCIIQYLGSNGYLNFIPDSIYNGFLPPLFVGLFVWQSLAVIWVFSRALNWPWWERALVFVATIATMVVWQLSVKDQPIWKVEETPPSFAEDAFYAQSHLLDKALDQIQYGDIAKSHWYFMGVAGDSYVDVFKSEIERIREQFDTRFGTFGRSIMLINNPATRLEVPIASKTSMELALRRIGQQMNRDSDVLFLYMTSHGERNHFEIENAPLDLGQVDPKWLRETLDKSGIRWRVIVISACYSGSFIPALQSPDTLIITASAADKTSFGCNNEADYTYFGRAFFDLAMREQYSMKKAFEQAKQTVTKWEVAQGVEPSEPQWSMGRNMELMLPQLEPYLFPTQNIATTDITKTQDDEHAATAKKSLF comes from the coding sequence ATGATAGACCTTAAACCCTCCATCAATATCTGGCATGATTTTAAAAGTAACCAAATTGCTGGAATGTGGTTGTTCTTGGGGTCTCGTCGCTCCTTACGGGTAGTACATCCTTCAATTACCCAACTCATTATCTGGGGTATTCTCGGAGGCTGTACTAACTCTTTGTATAGCTGGTTAGTGGCAGGTCAAGTCGGAGAGTTTAACTCGCAAGGTTTGATTGGTTACGCACTTTGGCCTTTTATTGCCCTCATTGTGGGTATTTTCCTTTCGCAACGTATGAACCAACCGCGTTTGATGTTGGTGCCTGCGTTGTTGTGGTTAGTACTTGATACCAATATTTTGCTTTTACAATGCATCATTCAGTATCTTGGCTCAAATGGCTATCTCAACTTTATTCCTGATAGTATTTATAACGGTTTCTTACCGCCATTGTTTGTGGGGCTATTTGTTTGGCAAAGTCTGGCTGTCATTTGGGTTTTTTCACGCGCCTTAAACTGGCCGTGGTGGGAACGTGCCTTAGTTTTTGTAGCAACCATTGCGACCATGGTGGTTTGGCAACTTTCAGTGAAAGATCAGCCGATTTGGAAAGTCGAAGAAACACCGCCTAGTTTTGCCGAAGATGCTTTCTACGCACAAAGCCATTTGCTAGATAAAGCACTTGATCAAATTCAATATGGTGATATTGCTAAAAGCCACTGGTATTTTATGGGTGTGGCAGGCGATAGCTATGTGGATGTGTTTAAATCTGAAATTGAGCGTATAAGAGAGCAGTTTGATACGCGTTTTGGAACATTTGGTCGTTCTATTATGCTGATTAATAATCCAGCGACGCGTTTAGAGGTGCCAATTGCATCTAAAACCAGTATGGAATTGGCTTTACGCCGTATTGGTCAGCAAATGAATCGTGATAGCGATGTGTTGTTTCTGTATATGACTTCACATGGTGAACGTAATCATTTTGAAATTGAAAATGCGCCCTTGGATTTAGGTCAAGTTGATCCAAAATGGTTAAGAGAAACACTGGATAAATCTGGGATTCGTTGGCGAGTGATCGTGATTTCAGCCTGTTATTCAGGTAGCTTTATTCCAGCATTGCAATCACCTGATACCTTAATTATTACCGCTTCTGCTGCGGATAAAACCTCGTTTGGCTGTAACAATGAGGCAGACTATACTTATTTTGGTCGAGCATTCTTTGATTTGGCAATGCGTGAACAATATTCAATGAAAAAAGCATTTGAGCAAGCCAAACAAACCGTGACCAAGTGGGAGGTGGCACAAGGTGTAGAGCCTTCTGAACCACAATGGTCTATGGGACGTAATATGGAACTCATGCTACCGCAGCTGGAGCCGTATTTATTCCCAACACAGAATATAGCAACCACAGATATTACAAAAACACAGGATGATGAACATGCAGCTACTGCAAAAAAATCGTTGTTTTGA
- the fghA gene encoding S-formylglutathione hydrolase has product MQLLQKNRCFEGEQRIYQLESQHLKGTSKVGVYLPPAALEGKACSALFYLAGLTCTEDTFAIKAHAQRMAARLSLILITPDTSPRGEGVAQGDHWDIGQGAGFYINATQQPWAEHYQMESYLVDELYAHVLQEFPIIESQIGIFGHSMGGHGALTLAFKYPDQFKSVSAFAPICAPSICPWGEKAFSQYLGADQQQWLAHDATALVQQNGRIFDEILIDQGVDDQFYDQLNPENFKQACLDVGQHLTLRLHKGYDHGYYFIQSFIDDHLQFHAIQLEKQ; this is encoded by the coding sequence ATGCAGCTACTGCAAAAAAATCGTTGTTTTGAGGGTGAGCAACGGATTTATCAGCTTGAATCTCAACATCTGAAAGGGACGAGCAAGGTTGGGGTATATTTACCGCCTGCTGCCTTAGAAGGAAAAGCATGTTCAGCCTTGTTTTATCTGGCAGGTTTAACCTGTACTGAAGATACCTTCGCCATTAAAGCACATGCCCAACGGATGGCTGCTCGATTAAGTCTGATTTTGATTACGCCTGATACTTCTCCACGCGGTGAAGGTGTTGCACAAGGGGATCATTGGGATATTGGGCAAGGCGCAGGTTTTTATATCAATGCGACGCAACAGCCTTGGGCTGAACATTACCAAATGGAATCTTATTTGGTAGATGAACTGTATGCCCATGTATTACAAGAGTTTCCAATCATCGAAAGTCAAATTGGTATCTTTGGACATTCGATGGGTGGGCATGGTGCTTTGACCTTGGCGTTTAAATATCCTGACCAATTTAAATCAGTCTCTGCTTTTGCTCCGATTTGTGCACCAAGTATTTGTCCTTGGGGCGAAAAGGCATTTAGCCAATATCTAGGAGCAGATCAACAGCAATGGTTAGCGCATGATGCGACTGCATTGGTTCAACAAAACGGCCGAATTTTCGATGAAATTTTGATTGATCAAGGTGTGGATGATCAGTTTTATGATCAATTAAACCCTGAAAACTTTAAACAAGCCTGCTTGGATGTTGGCCAACATCTGACTTTGCGTTTACATAAGGGTTATGACCACGGTTATTACTTTATTCAAAGTTTTATTGATGATCATCTGCAATTTCATGCGATTCAGTTAGAAAAGCAGTAA
- a CDS encoding HEAT repeat domain-containing protein gives MAELIKRIRITYKIKILGMSEIAFPIDIISLSREIADLKSTEDSHKIIEAFKAHKNAFVRRVIVTAIRFMGQNSSLKYIGYLLEKIEDEDDWVKYDVAWTLGELDCNDKRVINSLTHLAEEYFHLSKEELEKIEPNDACIYAKKRAAESLHELSMRF, from the coding sequence ATGGCTGAGTTAATAAAGAGAATTAGAATAACTTACAAAATAAAAATTCTTGGAATGTCTGAAATTGCATTTCCAATAGACATTATATCTTTATCACGAGAAATTGCTGATCTTAAGTCGACAGAAGATTCACACAAAATAATTGAGGCTTTCAAAGCTCATAAAAATGCTTTTGTGCGTAGGGTCATCGTCACTGCTATTCGCTTCATGGGACAGAATTCATCTTTAAAATATATCGGCTACCTCCTTGAAAAGATAGAAGATGAAGATGATTGGGTAAAATATGATGTAGCATGGACACTTGGAGAGCTTGATTGCAATGATAAGAGAGTAATCAACTCTCTAACTCACTTAGCTGAAGAATACTTTCATCTTAGCAAAGAGGAGCTTGAAAAAATTGAGCCAAATGATGCATGTATTTATGCAAAAAAGCGAGCTGCGGAAAGTCTTCATGAGCTTTCAATGCGCTTCTAG
- a CDS encoding DUF2218 domain-containing protein yields MTNSSTKITTNEGKRISKRLVNHWKHKFEVLETELHSKIFMPTATVTLTPHEQHLDVLIENQQEDVARLEQVVIDHLNRMAQQEFIVEWQHH; encoded by the coding sequence ATGACCAATAGCAGCACTAAAATCACGACAAATGAAGGAAAACGGATCAGTAAACGTTTAGTGAATCACTGGAAGCATAAATTTGAAGTATTAGAGACTGAGCTGCATTCAAAAATTTTCATGCCGACAGCAACGGTAACTCTTACGCCACATGAACAACACTTAGATGTGCTGATTGAAAATCAGCAAGAAGATGTTGCTCGTCTAGAACAGGTGGTTATTGATCATTTAAATCGTATGGCACAACAAGAATTTATTGTTGAATGGCAGCATCATTAA
- the rpe gene encoding ribulose-phosphate 3-epimerase: MSKPYLIAPSILSADFARLGEDVEKVLAAGADVVHFDVMDNHYVPNLTFGAGICKALKNYGIKAPIDVHLMVSPVDRMIGDFLEAGADIITFHPEATDHIDRSLQLIKSGGAKAGLVFNPATPLHHLDYVLDKVDQILLMSVNPGFGGQKFIPMTLEKLRQARKIIDASGRDIRLEVDGGVGPANIREIAEAGADMFVAGSAIFGQPDYKTVIDQMRAELAKVGATEI; the protein is encoded by the coding sequence ATGTCCAAGCCTTATTTAATTGCGCCTTCGATTTTATCTGCTGATTTTGCACGTTTAGGTGAAGATGTAGAAAAAGTTTTAGCTGCAGGTGCAGACGTTGTGCACTTTGATGTGATGGATAACCACTATGTGCCGAATCTAACCTTTGGTGCTGGTATCTGCAAGGCACTGAAAAATTATGGCATTAAAGCACCGATTGATGTGCATCTTATGGTTTCACCAGTTGATCGTATGATCGGTGATTTCTTGGAAGCAGGTGCAGACATTATCACTTTCCATCCTGAAGCAACGGATCATATTGATCGTTCTTTGCAGTTAATCAAATCTGGCGGTGCGAAAGCAGGTTTGGTTTTTAATCCAGCAACGCCGTTACATCATCTTGATTACGTTTTAGATAAAGTGGATCAAATTTTATTGATGAGCGTAAACCCTGGTTTTGGTGGGCAGAAATTTATTCCGATGACTTTGGAAAAGCTGCGTCAAGCACGCAAAATTATTGATGCGAGTGGTCGTGATATTCGTTTAGAGGTTGATGGTGGTGTCGGTCCGGCAAATATCCGTGAAATTGCCGAAGCAGGTGCCGATATGTTCGTTGCAGGTTCAGCAATTTTTGGTCAACCCGATTATAAAACTGTGATTGACCAAATGCGTGCAGAGTTGGCAAAAGTTGGTGCAACAGAAATTTAG
- a CDS encoding copper resistance system multicopper oxidase yields the protein MSSKIYAGVIASLSLLFAPYSLAAIKEYHLNINQGTVNVTGKPVKRITVNGKFIAPLLEFEEGDEAVIHVHNQLKDQDTSLHWHGLLLPGLMDGVPGFNGFKGIKPNGSFEYRFKVRQNGTYWYHAHSKGQEQDGLYGALVIYPKGKQPVAAHEKAERDYVVMLSDFHETESDKIMANLKKSAEHYQDQRETVGDVWKQIKQQGLKATWQDRSMWNQMRMAKTDLADVTGYTYLVNGQTPQQNWTGAFNAGEKVRLRFINASAMSFFDVRIPNLKMTVVSADGQPVKPVPVDEFRIGTAETYDVLVEPKQAHYQIEAESIDRSGFAIASLHNSAIPNTQKVQIPKARPRALLTMEDMGMDHASHGQMDMSNMDHGSDQSMNMANMDHSQHQMPQDKAQVAPTQQAAMDHSSHEQMNMADMDHSAHAQMDMSVPVSSDHSQHQMVASPEKGNSDTVQGWANAATPTGHKALSYADLKSLQPQPDSYSRPAERELVIRLGGTMERYIWTIDGKKFSDPDFKPLTVRYGERIRLKFVNDSMMAHPMHLHGMFMQLENGQAPQDMPNKHTVIVPPGKTITTLLTADEIGEWAIHCHLLYHMSAGMMSKLIVANVDESKAVPATSVQSSQGVSHANH from the coding sequence ATGTCCTCAAAAATATATGCTGGTGTCATTGCTAGCTTAAGCCTATTGTTTGCACCTTATAGTTTGGCTGCAATTAAAGAATATCATCTGAATATCAATCAAGGCACGGTGAATGTCACTGGAAAACCAGTGAAGCGCATCACTGTAAACGGCAAATTTATTGCGCCGCTTTTAGAGTTTGAAGAAGGTGATGAAGCGGTCATTCATGTGCATAACCAATTGAAAGATCAAGACACTTCACTGCATTGGCACGGATTGTTGTTACCTGGTTTGATGGATGGTGTGCCTGGTTTTAACGGTTTCAAAGGCATTAAACCGAATGGTAGTTTTGAGTATCGTTTTAAAGTTCGCCAGAACGGAACTTACTGGTATCACGCACATAGCAAAGGACAGGAGCAAGATGGCTTATATGGCGCTTTGGTAATTTATCCGAAAGGCAAACAGCCCGTCGCTGCACATGAAAAGGCTGAACGTGATTATGTGGTGATGTTGTCAGATTTCCATGAAACCGAAAGTGACAAGATCATGGCGAATCTGAAAAAGTCTGCTGAGCATTATCAGGACCAACGTGAAACTGTTGGCGATGTCTGGAAACAGATAAAACAGCAAGGTCTCAAAGCGACGTGGCAAGACCGTTCGATGTGGAATCAGATGCGAATGGCCAAAACTGATTTGGCAGATGTGACGGGTTATACCTATTTAGTCAATGGTCAAACACCACAGCAGAATTGGACAGGCGCTTTTAACGCGGGCGAAAAGGTTCGTTTGCGTTTTATTAATGCCTCAGCAATGTCTTTTTTTGATGTACGTATTCCAAATTTAAAAATGACTGTGGTCAGTGCCGATGGTCAGCCTGTGAAGCCTGTTCCAGTGGATGAGTTCCGTATTGGTACAGCGGAAACCTATGATGTGTTGGTGGAACCTAAGCAGGCGCATTACCAAATTGAAGCAGAGTCAATTGATCGTTCTGGATTTGCAATTGCTTCATTGCACAATAGCGCGATTCCGAATACACAAAAGGTTCAGATCCCTAAAGCACGTCCACGTGCACTATTGACGATGGAAGATATGGGGATGGATCATGCTTCGCATGGTCAGATGGATATGAGCAACATGGATCATGGCTCAGATCAGTCAATGAATATGGCCAATATGGATCATAGTCAGCATCAGATGCCACAGGATAAAGCCCAAGTTGCACCGACGCAACAAGCAGCGATGGATCATAGCTCGCATGAGCAGATGAACATGGCTGATATGGACCACAGTGCACATGCTCAGATGGATATGTCTGTTCCAGTAAGTTCTGACCATAGCCAGCACCAGATGGTGGCTTCTCCTGAAAAAGGAAATTCAGATACTGTTCAAGGTTGGGCCAATGCTGCAACACCAACAGGTCATAAAGCTTTAAGTTACGCAGACTTGAAATCATTACAACCACAACCTGACAGCTATAGCCGTCCTGCAGAGCGTGAATTGGTGATTCGTTTGGGCGGCACCATGGAACGTTATATCTGGACCATTGATGGGAAGAAATTTAGTGATCCTGACTTTAAGCCTTTAACCGTTCGTTATGGTGAGCGTATTCGTCTTAAGTTTGTCAATGACAGTATGATGGCGCATCCGATGCATTTACACGGCATGTTTATGCAATTGGAAAATGGTCAAGCACCGCAAGATATGCCAAATAAACATACTGTTATTGTGCCACCAGGCAAAACAATTACAACTTTGTTGACTGCGGATGAAATTGGCGAATGGGCAATCCATTGTCATTTGTTGTATCACATGAGTGCGGGCATGATGAGTAAGTTAATTGTCGCAAATGTTGATGAAAGCAAAGCAGTACCAGCAACATCTGTTCAATCTTCACAAGGAGTGAGCCATGCAAATCACTAA